In a single window of the Melioribacteraceae bacterium genome:
- a CDS encoding HipA domain-containing protein, translating into MTENKCLSCYQKLEDSEIYFHKKCSRKLFGTENAPLLDLILPEIEDYAVDLLKRSVSVTGVQPKLSVDIQKSKNAPSRLTLVGLWGHYILKPPHKDYPEMPEIEDLTMNMAQLVGIQTAEHSLIKMKSGERAYISKRFDRTPKGKLPLEDFAQILEVSTERKYSGSVERIGKAIEKFSSFPGNDLINLFELVLFSFLTGNSDMHLKNYSLLRDEHDFVKLSPAYDLLSTKLLLPEDKEEFAIPINGKKSKIKRKDFDTLANSFHITEKTKASIYKKFTAIYEHWLEIVKRSFLSNPTQEKYIVLMENNFIEIFNK; encoded by the coding sequence ATGACGGAGAATAAATGTTTATCCTGCTATCAAAAGCTCGAAGATTCCGAAATCTATTTTCATAAAAAATGTAGTAGGAAATTATTTGGAACTGAAAATGCACCCCTTCTTGATTTAATCTTACCAGAAATTGAAGACTACGCAGTTGATCTACTGAAAAGAAGTGTATCAGTAACAGGAGTACAGCCTAAATTATCAGTCGATATCCAAAAAAGTAAAAATGCTCCATCACGGTTAACACTTGTGGGACTTTGGGGACATTATATATTAAAACCCCCACACAAAGATTATCCGGAGATGCCGGAAATTGAAGATTTAACAATGAATATGGCGCAACTTGTTGGAATACAAACAGCAGAGCATTCTTTGATTAAAATGAAATCTGGAGAACGGGCATATATAAGTAAAAGATTTGATAGAACTCCCAAAGGGAAATTACCTTTAGAAGACTTTGCCCAAATATTAGAAGTATCAACTGAACGTAAATATTCGGGATCGGTTGAACGCATTGGAAAAGCCATTGAGAAATTTTCATCATTTCCAGGGAATGATCTTATTAATTTGTTTGAATTAGTTCTGTTCTCGTTCTTGACAGGGAATTCCGATATGCATCTGAAAAATTACTCTCTGCTTAGGGACGAACATGATTTTGTTAAATTAAGTCCTGCATATGATTTATTATCAACAAAATTATTATTACCAGAAGATAAAGAAGAATTCGCCATACCAATTAATGGGAAGAAATCAAAAATTAAAAGAAAGGATTTTGATACGCTTGCTAATAGTTTCCATATAACTGAGAAAACTAAAGCAAGTATATATAAAAAGTTTACAGCCATTTATGAGCATTGGCTGGAAATAGTTAAGAGAAGCTTTCTTTCAAACCCTACACAAGAAAAATATATTGTACTTATGGAGAATAATTTTATTGAGATATTCAATAAATAG